A single Saccharolobus shibatae B12 DNA region contains:
- a CDS encoding AbrB/MazE/SpoVT family DNA-binding domain-containing protein, with protein sequence MVKPYIRKGGREGDETYYLNIPRDIARALNIAKDDEFVLSVDTRDGEVRLCYKRLKK encoded by the coding sequence ATGGTAAAGCCGTATATAAGAAAGGGCGGAAGAGAAGGTGACGAAACATATTACCTTAATATCCCACGTGATATCGCAAGAGCACTTAACATAGCAAAAGACGACGAGTTTGTCCTAAGCGTCGATACAAGAGACGGGGAAGTCAGGCTCTGTTACAAACGATTAAAGAAGTGA
- a CDS encoding ribbon-helix-helix protein, CopG family, whose translation MKVVTFKINDEFLQRLDLYCINNRKSRSEIIKEAITFYLHQKGVEK comes from the coding sequence ATGAAAGTTGTCACATTCAAAATAAACGACGAGTTTCTACAGAGATTGGACCTGTACTGCATTAACAATAGGAAAAGCAGAAGTGAGATAATCAAGGAAGCAATAACATTCTATCTCCACCAAAAGGGTGTAGAGAAATGA
- a CDS encoding ribbon-helix-helix domain-containing protein, with product MDSKVKEKTVSKTIRFLPEDDELLEKLRIYYGVRTQVDTLRILIREKARSLGIFTT from the coding sequence ATGGATTCAAAGGTGAAAGAAAAAACAGTAAGCAAAACGATTAGATTTTTACCAGAAGACGATGAGCTACTAGAAAAACTGAGAATATATTATGGAGTGAGAACTCAAGTTGATACACTGCGAATCTTAATAAGAGAGAAGGCGAGATCTCTAGGTATCTTCACAACCTAA